The sequence GCAGTTTGCAGCGATTCCGATGAATTTAATCGGTAAAAAAGGCAAGGCACTTTATTTAAATTCAGGGCATTGGTCTGCAAGTGCAGCGAAAGAAGCCCGAAATTTCACAGAAATTGATGAAATTAATATTTTGGATACTGAACCTGAATTGAAAGTGAATCGCTTAGATTTTAGTGATATTGCCCAGCAGTATGATTATGTTCACTATTGCACCAATGAAACCATCAGTGGTGTAGAAATTTTTGATATTCCGAATGTTGGAAGCATTCCATTAGTAGCAGATATGTCGTCCGATATTTTATCTCGTGGCATTGATATCAGTAAATTTGGTATGATTTATGCGGGAGCTCAGAAAAATCTAGGTCCGGCGGGGATCACTATTGTCATTATTCGTGATGATTTAATCGGCAATGCCCATAAGGATACGCCGTCAATTTGGAACTATGCCGTTCAGCGTGATGCAGATTCTATGATTAATACACCTCCGACATTTGCATGGTATCTTTGCTCTTTAGTGTTCAAGCATTTATTAGCAGAAGGTGGATTAACGGCAGTAGAAAAACGTAATCTAGCTAAAGCCGGCTTATTGTATGATTATTTGGATAATTCTAAATTTTATTACAATGTTGTGGCGAAAGAGAACCGTTCATTAATGAACGTGACTTTTACCACAGGAAATGATGAGTTAAATGCAAAATTTGTGGCAGAAGCGACCGCTTGTGGTTTACACGCTCTTAAAGGGCATAAAGTTTTGGGTGGTATGCGGGCCTCCATTTATAACGCAATGCCGATTGAGGGTATTGAAGCCTTAATTAAATTTATGCAAGAATTTGAAAGCCGACATGCTTAATGTTCATCAGATAATCAAAGAGCCACGAATTAGTGGCTCTTATCATTTAAGGGGGTTAAATTGCAGTTTTAAATAGATAGAAATTATAGCCGATATAAGCAATGAAGAGTAAAAGTCCTTCTAAGCGGTTAATTCTTCCACCCTCCGGTCTGCGGTATAGATTAATACACATTAATAATAACAATAGCGTTAAAGCAGACATGATTAGAATATCACGTGAGAATACTTCAGGAGCCGCTTGCATTGGCTGAATAGCTCCGGCAATACCTACTACAGCTAGCGTGTTAAATAAGTTAGAGCCAATGATATTACCTAAGGCTAAATCAACCTCTCCTTTACGTGCTGCTGCAATAGATGAAGCTAATTCGGGTAATGAAGTCCCGACCGCCACAATAGTTAATCCAATGACTAAGTCACTTACGCCAAAGAACTTAGCAACCTCAACGGCTCCCCATACCAAAAATTGGGAACTCACGATTAAAAGCACTAGCCCGACCACCAACCACATAACGGATTTGCCTAGTGTCATTTGTGGAATCGCATTTAACTCAGCATTAACATCACTGATGAGAGGATCATTTTTATTCCGCATTGCACTAAATACAGTCCAAGCCATATAGGCAGTGAACACAACAAGTAAAATAATTGCATCGACTCGAGTGATATTTGTATCGTAAACAAGATAAGCTGAAAGTGCGGTTACTACGATTAAAATAGGTAATTCTTTTTTAATTACATCAGAATGCACCAATAATGGTTTAATTATTGCAGTAAAGCCTAAAATCAGTGCGATATTAGTGATATTAGACCCATAGGCATTCCCAAGTGCGATACCCGGTGAGCCACTTAATGCAGAAGAGGCTGATACAATCATTTCAGGTGCAGATGTACCGAAACCAATTACCACAATACCAATTAACAGGGGAGCCATGCCAAAATGGTGTGCCGCACAAGCTGCTCCTTCAACAAAGCGATCTGCACTCCAAACTAAAAGAATTAAGCCTCCAATAATTGCGGCTAATGCAAGTGTCATAAATTATCCTCTTGGCTAGAAAATGGGCTTTTATTATATCTTCGGAAAAAAAATAAATATAGGCAAAGGAGACTAAATCCCCTATTATTTTGTAAATTTGGGAAGTGCAAAGATGATGGCAAGATGAAAAACAATAATGACTTAAAACAGCTGCTTGCTGAGTTTATGGAAAAGCAGCGAGTGGAATTTCAAACTACAGATGTGCTCCAATTAATTGCTGAGCGTAGTCGCTTTTATGATGGGCTATTGGTTGAATTATGGCACACCTATGGTCTGGTAAAACGTAGTGATTTAGCTTTAATTGCAGTTGGAGGCTATGGGCGAGAGGAAATGTTCCCATTGTCGGATTTAGATATTTTAGTGTTAACTGAAAAGCCGCTTGATGAAGCTACACAGCAAATCCTAAATAAGCTCTTTAATTTGCTTTGGGACAGTAAGCTACAATTAGGCACAAGCATCCGTACAGTGGAGGAGTGTATTGAAATCGGTAAAAACGAAATTTCAGTTGCAACTAATATGCTTGAGGGGCGATTTTTATTTGGTAACCAGCCACTGTGGCTTAGTTTGAAATCAGCTTTATATCAATCTGATTTTTGGGAAATTAACGCTTTTTTTAAGGCAAAAATTGATGAAAAAAATGAACGTTATGAGCGTTATCACAACACTAGCTACAACCTTGAACCGGATTTAAAATACAGCCCCGGCGGCTTGCGTGATTTGAATTTGCTCTCTTGGATTATGCTTCGCCATTATGGGGTTTATTCCTTTTTAGATTTACTGAATAAAGGGTTGCTTTATTCAGAAGAATATACTGAATTAGTGGCAGCACAAGCGGTGCTTTTTCGTATGCGTTTTGCACTTCACTTGCAGCTTAAACGTTACGATAACCGGTTAAGATTCGATAGACAATTACAGCTAAGCGAATTTCTGGGTTACCAAGGTGAGAATAATTCTGCGGTAGAAATGATGATGAGAGATTACTTCCAAGCGACAAAATCTATTTCTCAGCTTAGCCAATTATTGCTAAACAGCTTTGAGCAGACCTATTTGAAAAAATTGCAAAAAATTGAAGAAAAACAACCGCTTGATCAGCATTTTTATCAACAAAATCAGATGATTTTTATCGAAGATCGTAAAGTATTCAAGCGAGCGCCCATGGCGATGCTGGAACTGTTTTTTCATTTAACAAACTTTCCGCATTTAACCGCCTCAGCAGATACCTTGCGCCAGTTGCGTTTATGTTTACAACAGCAAGAAACATCACTCTGCTTAAAACCTGAAATGCGAGAGCGATTTGTGCAGCTATTTGCTCAGCCTCAAGTGGTGAGCCGTGCGATTGTGCCGATGCACCAATTGGGATTTTTAAATGCGTATTTGCCGCAATGGAAAGGCATTGAGGGGCTAATGCAATTTGACTTGTTCCATATTTACACGGTTGATGAACACACTGTTCGGGTAATGCTGAATTTGGAACGTTTCGGTGAATTACCAAAAGGCTCGGTTTTTCCTCTTTGTAATACTTTATTTTCTCAGCTTATGGATAATAGACCGTTAATCTATATTGCTGCACTCTTTCACGATATCGCAAAAGGCAGGGAAGGGGATCATGCAAAATTAGGGGCGGAAGATATGCGTCAATTTGCCGAATTGCATCGTTTTAACCAAGCTGAAACCGATTATATGGTATGGCTGGTGGAAGAACATTTAACAATGTCGATTACTGCACAACGGCGTGATATTCACGATTCCATAGTAGTAAAAGCATTTGCAAAAAAAGTGCAAAATCAGACCGCTTTATCTTCTCTACTTTGTTTAACAGTTGCTGATATTTGTGCAACCAGCGAAAGCTTGTGGAATGATTGGAAGCTTTCACTTTTTACCCAGTTATATCAATTTACTTTACAGCAGTTGGCTGAGAATTTGGATTATAAAGCAGTGGCAAGAGAGCATCGTTTCCAAGCATTAGAGTTAATGAAATTTATGCTTTCAGCCAGCGAGAGGAAAATATTAACCGAATTTTGGCAGCCCTGCCCGGAAAGCTATTTTTTACGTAATAAATCGACGCAGCTTGTTTGGCATGCATTAAATTATGTGAAAAAAGCCCATATCCCTATGGTATTGGTCAGTAATGAGCATGCACGAGGGGGGACAGAAATTTTTGTCTGCTGTCAAGATCAATCACAATTATTTGCTCGTATAGCTCAATTACTTAGCCAAAAGAAAATCAGTATTCATGATGCACAGATCATTACTGCCGAAAATGGTTTAGTGCTAGATAGTTTTATTGTTACAGACAGCAATGGAATGGTTCTAACTGAAGAAAGGTGTGTTCAAATTCAACAAGCATTGCTTAAAATGTTAGAAACACCACAAAAGACAGCTAAATTTGTGAAAAAGCCGGTTAAACATTTGCCTTTTAAACGGAAAACCAGAGTACGCTTTTTAGAGCAATCTTCGCAGACACAGACTGCGTTTGAGCTGTTTACCTTAGATAGAGACGGCTTATTAGCTCATGTTGGCTATATTTTTAATCAGCTTAATTTAAATTTGATTAATGCTAAAATTACGACTATTGGTGAAAGAGTAGAGGATTTCTTTGTTGTTAGTACCTCTGATGGAAAAGCTTTATCAGAACAGCAGAATCTTGCTCTTAAAGAGGCGATCATAAGAGAATTAGATAGTGAATAAAAAAACGCTTGTTATCTTGAGATAACAAGCGGTGAT comes from Mannheimia granulomatis and encodes:
- the serC gene encoding 3-phosphoserine/phosphohydroxythreonine transaminase, with product MTEVYNFSAGPAMMPKKVLEHAQNELLNWLNQGTSVMEVSHRGKLFIELAAQSEVDLRRLYNVPDNYRILFLQGGARGQFAAIPMNLIGKKGKALYLNSGHWSASAAKEARNFTEIDEINILDTEPELKVNRLDFSDIAQQYDYVHYCTNETISGVEIFDIPNVGSIPLVADMSSDILSRGIDISKFGMIYAGAQKNLGPAGITIVIIRDDLIGNAHKDTPSIWNYAVQRDADSMINTPPTFAWYLCSLVFKHLLAEGGLTAVEKRNLAKAGLLYDYLDNSKFYYNVVAKENRSLMNVTFTTGNDELNAKFVAEATACGLHALKGHKVLGGMRASIYNAMPIEGIEALIKFMQEFESRHA
- a CDS encoding calcium/sodium antiporter, which codes for MTLALAAIIGGLILLVWSADRFVEGAACAAHHFGMAPLLIGIVVIGFGTSAPEMIVSASSALSGSPGIALGNAYGSNITNIALILGFTAIIKPLLVHSDVIKKELPILIVVTALSAYLVYDTNITRVDAIILLVVFTAYMAWTVFSAMRNKNDPLISDVNAELNAIPQMTLGKSVMWLVVGLVLLIVSSQFLVWGAVEVAKFFGVSDLVIGLTIVAVGTSLPELASSIAAARKGEVDLALGNIIGSNLFNTLAVVGIAGAIQPMQAAPEVFSRDILIMSALTLLLLLMCINLYRRPEGGRINRLEGLLLFIAYIGYNFYLFKTAI
- the glnD gene encoding bifunctional uridylyltransferase/uridylyl-removing protein GlnD; its protein translation is MKNNNDLKQLLAEFMEKQRVEFQTTDVLQLIAERSRFYDGLLVELWHTYGLVKRSDLALIAVGGYGREEMFPLSDLDILVLTEKPLDEATQQILNKLFNLLWDSKLQLGTSIRTVEECIEIGKNEISVATNMLEGRFLFGNQPLWLSLKSALYQSDFWEINAFFKAKIDEKNERYERYHNTSYNLEPDLKYSPGGLRDLNLLSWIMLRHYGVYSFLDLLNKGLLYSEEYTELVAAQAVLFRMRFALHLQLKRYDNRLRFDRQLQLSEFLGYQGENNSAVEMMMRDYFQATKSISQLSQLLLNSFEQTYLKKLQKIEEKQPLDQHFYQQNQMIFIEDRKVFKRAPMAMLELFFHLTNFPHLTASADTLRQLRLCLQQQETSLCLKPEMRERFVQLFAQPQVVSRAIVPMHQLGFLNAYLPQWKGIEGLMQFDLFHIYTVDEHTVRVMLNLERFGELPKGSVFPLCNTLFSQLMDNRPLIYIAALFHDIAKGREGDHAKLGAEDMRQFAELHRFNQAETDYMVWLVEEHLTMSITAQRRDIHDSIVVKAFAKKVQNQTALSSLLCLTVADICATSESLWNDWKLSLFTQLYQFTLQQLAENLDYKAVAREHRFQALELMKFMLSASERKILTEFWQPCPESYFLRNKSTQLVWHALNYVKKAHIPMVLVSNEHARGGTEIFVCCQDQSQLFARIAQLLSQKKISIHDAQIITAENGLVLDSFIVTDSNGMVLTEERCVQIQQALLKMLETPQKTAKFVKKPVKHLPFKRKTRVRFLEQSSQTQTAFELFTLDRDGLLAHVGYIFNQLNLNLINAKITTIGERVEDFFVVSTSDGKALSEQQNLALKEAIIRELDSE